The following coding sequences are from one Zalophus californianus isolate mZalCal1 chromosome 5, mZalCal1.pri.v2, whole genome shotgun sequence window:
- the LOC113938892 gene encoding histone H2B type 1-B-like, producing the protein MPEPSRSAPAPKKGSKKAVTKAQKKDGKKRKRSRKESYSIYVYKVLKQVHPDTGISSKAMGIMNSFVNDIFERIAGEASRLAHYNKRSTITSREVQTAVRLLLPGELAKHAVSEGTKAVTKYTSSK; encoded by the coding sequence ATGCCCGAGCCGTCCCGCTCGGCGCCCGCGCCCAAGAAGGGCTCCAAGAAGGCCGTCACCAAGGCGCAGAAGAAGGACGGCAAGAAGCGCAAGCGCAGCCGCAAGGAGAGCTACTCCATCTACGTGTACAAGGTGCTGAAGCAGGTGCACCCCGACACCGGCATCTCGTCCAAGGCCATGGGCATCATGAACTCGTTCGTCAACGACATCTTCGAGCGCATCGCGGGCGAGGCGTCGCGCCTGGCGCATTACAACAAGCGCTCGACCATCACGTCCCGCGAGGTGCAGACGGCCGTGCGCCTGCTGCTGCCCGGGGAGCTGGCGAAGCACGCCGTGTCCGAGGGCACCAAGGCCGTCACCAAGTACACCAGCTCCAAGTGA